The Gossypium hirsutum isolate 1008001.06 chromosome A03, Gossypium_hirsutum_v2.1, whole genome shotgun sequence genome contains the following window.
tatattataatatattatattatcacatTATAAAATTTTCCCTATTTAACTGTTTTAATGGTTTTCTCCCGACTGATATTCCCATTTATTAATCTAGTCTGATTCAAAAAACATTAGTTGAACCGAACatggtaatttgataataaatttttatatagatTGAACGGAAAAATTAAAGAATggattaaaaacttaaaaattgataACCAAAAAACCTCTTActaaaataacaaacaaacaagTTTATTTCAAGCTTTGCTTCAACACGTAATTCCTAAATATGCATTTTGGTACTTGGGTTCGAGGTtgaaattgatatttaaatttttttatttcaattaggTACTTGATTTTGGTTTTAAGGTTTAATTTGACACCAAAAGTTTATTTTGGTTCAATTAGATACCTAAACTTGACTTCTTGattcaatttgatttatgaacttggcttttttgtccaaattagtgCTTATGATAAATAGCTTATTTGAATTATGAAGTCAAATTCAGGTACCAAAATGTATATTTAACCTACAAGGAAAAATTATAGCATCTATTAGATGttaaactattcaatttaatcctttttagtccttttaattatataaaaaaattgcatGTCTGGCcctttcataaaaattaataattaaatttgagcGATTTTAACATAAAAAGTTTTAGATTTGGCTttccaaatatttttatttttttcttaatttccaGAAACAAATTTCTAACTTCATTTCTgcaaattccaaaaaaaaatccaatCTAAGAGATAGAAGATTAAATGAATGGAACCATAGGTAATTTCCATATAgatgctcaatttagatcataTGACAGATAAGGTGTTAAATGAATGGAGACATAAAGTAGAGGTGGAAATTCTACATTTTCTATTATGCCATAATAATCATTGAAGATAAACAAGGAAATTATGAAGGAGAAAATTGTTTACatcacttttttcttttccaaatttgacatgagaattttttttttcttttttaagttgtAAAAATCGAATTGGATTGGTGattcaatcaattaaattagttggttcatgaatttgaaaattagaGAATCAATACATTAATAAATGAGAACCAAAAAATAGgttaaaatttgcaaaatagaccTATTTACACAGTTAGAGCTTGGGTaaagatttttattattattcttgaaCCAATCTAACtatgaatttaagtaaaatcgttttaaaattatttgtatttaaatttaattataaaaatatataaatattaatatgaaaacatattttattattttttaaatagtaaaaatacattaTTTAGACGGTGCAAGTTCGGGTCTAGGCCTAAGCATGGCATggaaatttttaaagaatttttcataattattagCGTTTTATTTTTGGCGGATtctaataataagataaaatctAAACAATACATGCGACTAGTGTGACTGGAACCTAAACCACACCTAAGGTGGTGAACACCTTAACCATCAGGCTATCGGCTTCTTATtaattcttcttttaatttttcaaaatggtTGGACCATAAATTGGGATCCAATCGATTAAACCTTTGGCTTGATTTAttcaatcatataaaaatttaacaacattttcttaaaaaattatgaattatttcatattcattaatcaaatttcttatcatatttatattatttattaaattatcttaCTTCTAACATATCTATCtatctctatatatatattagttttataAAGCATAAACAATTTAATCCTGTTGGTACATAATTTGGAGCatgaaaattgtgaaattaaaccaaattaaatatcccatgaaaaataaattcatccatccatttaataataataaaggtaaAGAACATAGtcactttaaaatttttgcattCTTATTTTGGACACtctaatattcttttttttttgtcaattttagcATTGTTGTTAAGAACCGGTCCTATTTTAGTCACTCCAAtgttaaaaatcaaatcaaatgttGATTGtgctgccacatatatatatacacatgtatttaaattaaattttgaaaaaaaaattaaacacgtGGCAACGGAGTCAACATTCCATTTGGTTTTTAATGGAAGGGTGACTAAAACAGAAAAAATTCTTAACGACAGtgcaaaaattgacaaaaaaaaacaatttagagTGATCAAAATAGAATTATGATAATTTTAGAGTGACTATCTAAATAATTTaccctaataacaaatttaatttggtatccCAATAAGCAATTTTAACATTGTGTTTGATAAGTGTAAAagatgaataaatgaaaaaaatggacagaaaaaaactatttttatcgTTTTATTAGGTTAAGAGGGAAAATAAGAAGACATAAAAggactatatatatatgtatacatttctCTTTACAATCACATACAATTGTtctaaacatagaaaatattcattttaattcaatttaacaatATTAGTTATAATTTTACCCACAATAAAATTTTTTGGGTTAATTCTACTAGATATCCccaaattttggatcaaattcTAAATTGCTCCCAAATTTCAAATTGTTCTAATTTAGTCTCCAAAATATTAGTATCATATTAATCAAGTCCTTTTGCTAACCTAACTGTTAGGTTGAACGTTAAATATTAACTCAAATATAAAGTGGGGGCTGACTCCTTTGAGAGAAGTATTTAAAGTATCGTTCGCCCAACAGCTGGCCGAGACTCTAACAGTAGTAAGGTATTGTCCTCATATAGGGATTTTTGCTCAAGTGGTACCATAATTCAAGTATGTAGCTTAAGTGCCTTAGGTTGGTGGTTCAAGTCTCCTCGCACATAGGTGACTTACATAATTATTGCTATGCACAATAATGACACCAATTCTTTGAGCCTTGTAGGTCATATTTCCGTATCTTCACCAACTGAAGCGCTCTCCCTTCATGAACCCTTTAGGGATCTTAGTGGAGAAGAGAGACAAAACCCTTATACGGGGACAATATATTACCATTGTTGGTAGCTTAGTTGTCTGCTTGGCGAATAACACTTAAAATATTTCTCTCGAAGGAGCCAGTCCCCCTCAacacttttctttttcacattcTAAATGCTCTATATGTTAAAATGGGTTTCCACTTCAGATATGTCATCTGAACTAGCATTAAACGCCTAAAGTGATTGTTAAACTGGCGGAAGGGCATAATTGATATGATACTGATACTAGAGGACTCAACTAGAACGTTTTGAAATTTGGATACCAACATAAAATCCCGTCCATAATTTGAAGACATTTTGTGAAATTAACCCTATTTTTTTAGCCCACAATTTATAATGAAAATAGCGTATTGATAAAGATAAGCCCCATGCATCAATGTACTCTCATctcatttctcttcttttcatCTCTCAAATTCTCAAAGCTCCAATCCCTCCTCATCCCAGAGCTCCTCACCAACCTAGGCTTACCATCAGCCTCGAACGTCACTGCTCCATACGTCATATCGATTGTATTTGCTCGACAATGGTGACTCTTCTTTGGACCGATTGTCGGCATTACCAAATCATCATCGCTTGTGAGTTTTTCATAAGCCACCGGGCTTATTTCCGACCTAGCTCTATCATTAAAACCAATTTTCCTTCTATGTTTTGCCTTGCTACAATGATCCCTACTATTGTTTGAATCAATTGTTCTTTTAAGCATACGGCAATTCAAGCAATTGAGACTCATGGCTTTTGTTTCTTGAAGTACAAGGTAATAAAAAAAGGGGTTGGGAATTGAAAAATTGATTAtgttttagggttttaatattgaaaaaagaagaagcaaaaggaCATAACTAATTGAAATTAGCAGACACGTTCTTTCGTTGTGTATTGAAACAACTTTGGGTGTTTTAATTTGGACCCTCAAAGACAGGTTAGCCAAATTCTAAATTTGGTTTTCATGGGTTTTAGGTACAACTAATTGATACTGATGACTAGCATATCTATCGATTTTTGCAAGTACCACCAATTGAGGCATCTTTCGTAAATCATACACGGATCTCTGTTGAGGTTGGGGATAAAATCTTGATTTGGGGACAATATTTCCAGTTGTTAGGGGATCTGATCGGTTGCCCAACAAACAACATTTCGAACACTTCTTTCAAAGGAATTGGTCGATCCTCAATAACACTCATATATGATATTGATGAGTTGATTGAGAATTAATGAAAGCTGCAGTTAGGGGTAAGCAAAATCCGATTCAATTCaaaaaaatcgataaaaattcaaactttgaattaaatagtttgaattatttgagttaatcaagttattcggatcaacttgaataaaaaattaagtttttcagtttaactcgaatatgaattacacaattcgagttatctgaaaatccgaataagaaaagacaaaactacgtcgttttaataaatgtttactttttttaaagttaaaattcaaaataattaagttaaaaggtaaaactacgtcattttgataaatgtttatccattaaattaaaaggcaaaatcgttatattgttcatgtagttaaataatcttttaCTTCATCTAGTAGTTAAATAATTAGTCCATCTAAACGCaatattaagtataaataatagaattcgttaactcgactcgatttgacttgaaattttttgactcgattcgattcgattcgaaaaaaattcaaattgagttctgttgctaaaataggatttgtcaacttggctaacttgaaaattttttactcgatttgacTCAACTCGATtgaatgctcacccctacttgGAGTAGTATTATTGGAATTGGACTGACTCGATTTGTCAAATCAATTGGATCGAGAATTGATTGGTATACTAGTTTAGACGAAAGGATTGAATCGATTTCTAAGCTAATTgcttaaaatcaataaaaactgaAAATCAGAACAAAAAATGACAATTCAACCggtttataaaaatttaaatatttttttataaaattttaattatttatatatttgttattaaaccAAAACTTGATGATCTAGTCAATTAGGCCACTAAACAATTGATCTTGCGAATATATGGGTTAGATCATTGCCACCTTAAAGTTTTAGCTATATTTAAACAAATTTGATGTTTCCTCGTT
Protein-coding sequences here:
- the LOC107888110 gene encoding uncharacterized protein, whose protein sequence is MSLNCLNCRMLKRTIDSNNSRDHCSKAKHRRKIGFNDRARSEISPVAYEKLTSDDDLVMPTIGPKKSHHCRANTIDMTYGAVTFEADGKPRLVRSSGMRRDWSFENLRDEKKRNEMRVH